Part of the Longimicrobiaceae bacterium genome is shown below.
GCCCTGGGCGTCGCGCTGGCCTCCCTCGTCGCGGCGCTCGCCGCGCTGGCGGCGGCGCTGGCCGGCTAGGCGCCCGTCACGGGGCGGGGGTGAGCAGCACTGCCCCCGACGCGCCGGTGCCGCGGTTCTTCCCGTGGGCCAGGATGACGCCCGCGTCGTTGATGGCGCTCACCCCGTCGATCTCCCAGGCCGCGTCGGTGGGCACCACCGCGTAGGAGTTCCCGCTCTCCCACAGGAAGGGACGGCGGACCTCCTCTCCGGTGTGGGACCGCGACCACGCGTAGGTCCCCGCCACCTGCGTGCGGTTGTTGATGCCCGCGGGGAGGTTGCTGTGGGTCCGGCCGACCTGCGGGATCGCGTCCTGGGGAAAGCCGTGGGGGCCCCGCCCCACGAACCCGTCGCACCGCTCCCCTCCGGGCTCGGAGCAGGAGTAGGCCACTTCGCCCCGGTCGTTCACCGCCCGCGGGGTCACGTGTACGGGATAGATGGTCTCCGGGCTGCTGCCGGTGTTCAGCCAGGCGTAGCGGCGCACCAGCGGCCCCGAGACGCTGGAGAGGAACGAGCCGAGCACCCGGCCCGCGTCGTTCAGGAAGAGGCCCTGCGGGTCCTGGCTATAGTAGCGGTAGTTCTGGAGCAGCGCGAACGACCCGTTCTGCCAGATCCCGGTGTGCGTGGGGTACCCTTCGAACCAGCTCACCAGCACCTGTCCGCGGTTGTTGATGTCCATCGCGCGGACGCCGCAGCTCCCAACGACCTGGTAGCCTTCCGGCACGCCGGGCCCGCGGATGAAGGAGTACGGGCATTCGCGCGTGAAGGTGCCCACCACCTGCCCGCTGTCGTTGAGCGCCACCGCCCGGCTCTCCGTTCCCAGACCGAGATCGATGTCGGTCATCTTCCCCGCCTCCCAGAAGAAGGCGTGCGTCGCGCCCGCTGCGGTGGTGGAGTGCCCCACCACCTGCCCCTTCCCGTTCAGGTCGGCGCCGTGGCTGTCGCTCCCGCCCAGCGTCCCCAGGTAGGTGACGGTGTAGCGCCGCGCGGGGACGCGCACCTCTAGGGCCGTCTCCCCCCGGCCCACCTTCTTCCCCGCGGCGTCGTAGGCGAACACCGTGATCCGCGCCGCCCCCTGCGGGAGCCCGTCGACCTCCCAGGCGAAGCGCTCCGTCCCCGCGGCCAGGGCGAGGCAGCGGGTGGCGCTCTGGCACATGGGCCGCTCCGCGCCTCCGTTCACCGCGTAGGTGAGGCGCGCCACCGGCACCGGGGAGGCGACCTCGCCGTGCAGGTAGGCGGCGAAGGTCCGCAGCGGCACCTCCGGGTCCGGCGCGGTGAGGCGCACTGTGGCGCTCGCGGTGGTGAAGGCGACCGGGAGGCCGGCCCGGTTCCCCGCGCGGTCGTAGGCGTACACCGTGAGCTGCGTCTCCCCCGCGGGGAGACCCTTCAGGGTGAAGCGGAAGTCCACCTTCGTGCCCGGCGTGACCGTCACCGGCTGCTCGGCGCCGGTGCCGAGCGCATAGGTGACGCGTTCCACCGCCGTGGAGTCCGCGGCGCTCCCGCGGACCACCACCGAGTCGGGCCCCACCACGTCCCCCGCGGCGGGGAGCTCCAGCTGCAGGGTGGGCGGGGTGGTGTCCGGGGCCGGGGGCAGGGTGGCGTCCCTGCACCCCGCCAGGAGCCCCAGGGCGAGCGCGGCCGCGGCCATGCGCGAGACGTTCATCGGGAGCGAGTCTGCAAGTGGGTTGGTCATCCCGGGCCTCCTACGACTCGGGGGTGAGCAGGAGGGTCTCCTCGGTCTGCGAGCCCGTCCGCACCCCCCTGGCCAGGATGGTCCCGGCCCGGTTGACCTTCACGGGCGTCAGGTACTGCCAGTCGCCCTCGCGGATCTCGACGGAGTGGGCCACGCCGCCGTCCCAGAGGAAGAGACGCCGGACCGCGACGTGCTGCGTCGGCGACTGGTAGTAGGTGTATCCGCCGACCACCTGCATCCGGTCGTTGATGGACACCGGCTGGTTGGACCCGGAGCGCCCGACCCGCGGGAGATGGATCTCGCGGCCGTCGGTGAGGACCCAGCCGTTCCCGCCCGTGCAGAGCACGTCGCCGCGGTCGTTCAGCGCCTTCGGGGCGCAGGTGCCGCCGAACGGGCGGAAGGCCTCCGGGGAGAGCCAGCCGTACGGGGCTCCGTACCCGTAGCCGTGCGGGGGGCGCGACGCCCCGACCACCTGGTCCGCGTCGTTGAGCAGGAGCCCCTGCACGTTCGGGTGGAGCAGCGTGACCGCCCCGCGGTGGAGGGTCAGCGCGCGCTGGCTCCTCCCCTCCACGGTGACCGGGTTCGTGTCCCAGAGAAGGAGCTTCCCGGCGCCGTTCACGTCGGACAGGGTGTGGCACCCCCCGTTCGAGGTGGTGACCTGCCGTGGCGCCTCGCCCGGCGTCCAGGTGAAGACGCGGCTGCACACCCCCTCGGCTCCCGGCGGCATGAACGCCACCGTCCCGCTGTCGCTCAGCAGGGGCGGCACGGGGTGCGTCTCCGCGCGCGCGCCGGAGTCGGTGAACCGCCCGGCGTCCCAGAAGAACACCGTCCGCTGCGTCCAGTCGCCGGCCACGCCCGTCACCTGCCCGCGCTCGTTCAGGTCCGTCGCGTACAGCGGTTTGGCGGCGTCCGCGCGCACGGGCGTGGCCCGGTAGTACCGGACGGGGACGCGCACCCGGAAGTCCACCCGGTCCGCCCCGATCCGGCGCTGCTGGGCGTCGTAGGCGAAGACCCGCACCACCACGTCGCCCTGGGGGAGGCTGTCCGCCTCCCAGGTCAGGGTGCTCCGCCCCTGCGGGTATCCCAGGCAGGTGGGGCCGTACTTGTAGGGGGGATGGCAGAAGGGGCGCTCGGCCCCGCCGTTCACGGAGTAGGTGAGGCGGGCCACCGGCACCGGCGAGTCCACGTAGCCGAACAGGGGGGCCGCGAAGGAGCCCTGCACCGTCCCCGAAAGCGGCGTGGTGAGCCGCACGTCCGCGCTCCCGGCGGTGAACGCCACGGTGGCGCTCCCCCGCGTCCCCGCCTCGTCCTGGGCGGTCACTGTCAGCCGGTGCTCGCCGGGGCCCACGCCGCGGGCGGCGATGCGGAAGGACACCGTCCGCCCCGGCGTGACCTCCACGGCCTGCTCCGCACCGCCATCCAGCGCCCAGCTCAGGCGCGTCACCCGGCGGTCGTCGGTGACGGTCCCGGTGATCGTCACCGAGTCGCGCCCCGTCCACTCGCCCTCGCCGGGAGACTCCACCCGCACCGTCGGGGGGGACGCGTCGCGCACGGTGAAGGCGACGGTGGCGCTCCCCCGGTTCCCCGCCGCGTCGTAGGCGTGGACGGTGAGCTGGTTGGCCCCGAGGGCGGTGCCCCGCGCCGTGAAGCCGAAGGGCACGGAGGGGCCGCCGCCGGCCTCCACCGCCTGCTCCTCTCCGCCGTTCAGGGTGTAGGTGAGCCGTGCGATCCCCCGGTCGTCCACGGCGCTCCCGGCCACCCGCACCGAGTCTCCGGTCACGTCCGTGCCCGCCGCGGGCGCCTGGAGGTGGAGCACGGGGGCGCGGGAGTCCCCGCCCACGCCGGTCGAGTCCCTGCAGCCGGCCGCGAGGGCCACGCAGAGCAGCAGGGAAGTGGAGAACGTGTGTCGCATGAGGATCGTGTGTGGGTCGAGAGCCGGAACGTACCTGCCTCCGGGCGAAAGACGAAGCGTCGTGCCGCCGCGTCACGCAGGCCCGGGAGGGACCGGAGTCCCGCCGCGCGCCCGACCACGTTACCTTGTACGCATGGGAGCCCGGCGCGTCCGGCACCCGCCCTCACCTCTCCCTGGAGCCCACCGCCATGGCGCCACGCAGCGACCGCCCCGGGCGCCGCGACCTGGAGCGCGGCTTCGACGAGCTGGGCGCCGGGTCGTCGCCGCCCACCTGGAGCGAGGTCCGCGCGCGGCTGCGCGCGCGCTCGGCCCTCAAGGGCGATGCGCGCCCCGGCGGTGCGCGACGTGCAGGACCCCCCGAGCGGCAGGAAGCACCCGTCCACGACGACCGGCAAGGTACGATGAAAGAGCC
Proteins encoded:
- a CDS encoding Ig-like domain-containing protein, whose product is MTNPLADSLPMNVSRMAAAALALGLLAGCRDATLPPAPDTTPPTLQLELPAAGDVVGPDSVVVRGSAADSTAVERVTYALGTGAEQPVTVTPGTKVDFRFTLKGLPAGETQLTVYAYDRAGNRAGLPVAFTTASATVRLTAPDPEVPLRTFAAYLHGEVASPVPVARLTYAVNGGAERPMCQSATRCLALAAGTERFAWEVDGLPQGAARITVFAYDAAGKKVGRGETALEVRVPARRYTVTYLGTLGGSDSHGADLNGKGQVVGHSTTAAGATHAFFWEAGKMTDIDLGLGTESRAVALNDSGQVVGTFTRECPYSFIRGPGVPEGYQVVGSCGVRAMDINNRGQVLVSWFEGYPTHTGIWQNGSFALLQNYRYYSQDPQGLFLNDAGRVLGSFLSSVSGPLVRRYAWLNTGSSPETIYPVHVTPRAVNDRGEVAYSCSEPGGERCDGFVGRGPHGFPQDAIPQVGRTHSNLPAGINNRTQVAGTYAWSRSHTGEEVRRPFLWESGNSYAVVPTDAAWEIDGVSAINDAGVILAHGKNRGTGASGAVLLTPAP
- a CDS encoding Ig-like domain-containing protein encodes the protein MRHTFSTSLLLCVALAAGCRDSTGVGGDSRAPVLHLQAPAAGTDVTGDSVRVAGSAVDDRGIARLTYTLNGGEEQAVEAGGGPSVPFGFTARGTALGANQLTVHAYDAAGNRGSATVAFTVRDASPPTVRVESPGEGEWTGRDSVTITGTVTDDRRVTRLSWALDGGAEQAVEVTPGRTVSFRIAARGVGPGEHRLTVTAQDEAGTRGSATVAFTAGSADVRLTTPLSGTVQGSFAAPLFGYVDSPVPVARLTYSVNGGAERPFCHPPYKYGPTCLGYPQGRSTLTWEADSLPQGDVVVRVFAYDAQQRRIGADRVDFRVRVPVRYYRATPVRADAAKPLYATDLNERGQVTGVAGDWTQRTVFFWDAGRFTDSGARAETHPVPPLLSDSGTVAFMPPGAEGVCSRVFTWTPGEAPRQVTTSNGGCHTLSDVNGAGKLLLWDTNPVTVEGRSQRALTLHRGAVTLLHPNVQGLLLNDADQVVGASRPPHGYGYGAPYGWLSPEAFRPFGGTCAPKALNDRGDVLCTGGNGWVLTDGREIHLPRVGRSGSNQPVSINDRMQVVGGYTYYQSPTQHVAVRRLFLWDGGVAHSVEIREGDWQYLTPVKVNRAGTILARGVRTGSQTEETLLLTPES